CACTTTTAGCCTTTCTGATGTTGCTAATTTATGTGACACGGGTATCGCAAGCGCAGCCCGCACAAACAAAAAAACCAAACATCGTCGTCATCATGACAGACGACGTTGGGATCTGGAATATCAGCGCGTACCATCGTGGCATGATGGGCGGCAGCACGCCCAATATTGACCGAATCGCCAAGGAAGGGGCACTGTTCACCGACTACTATGCGCAGCAATCATGCACGGCCGGGCGCGCCGCGTTCATTACCGGCCAGACGCCGTTTCGGACTGGCTTGTTGATGGTAGGTTTGCCCGGCGCGAAGCAGGGCCTGCAGGACAAAGACCCAACAATCGCGGAGCTACTCAAACCCGAAGGCTACGCGACGGCACAAATCGGCAAGAATCACCTTGGCGACCGCAACGAATACTTGCCTACCGTGCATGGTTTCGATGAATTCTATGGAATCCTCTATCACTTGAACGCGATGGAGGAGCCGTACGCGTACGACTATCCAAAGATGGCCAATTTCAAGGAACGTTTTGGCCCGCGGAACGTTATCTCTTCCACGGCCACCAGTGTGGCCGATTCGACCACGGACCCGCGCTGGGGAACGATTGGGAAACAGAAGATCGTAGATGAAGGTCCATTGCCGCCGCATCCAAATATGGACCCGAAAGCAACAACGAACATGGAGGATATCGAACCTGTACTCGTCAAGCATTCTACGGACTTCATGGAGCGCTCCGTAAAAGCTGGAAAACCTTTCTTTCTCTGGCATAACTCCACGCGTATGCACGTCTGGACGCACCTCTCTCCGAAATGGCAGGACAAGAGCGGCTTTGGCCTTTACGCGGATGGGATGATGGAGCTGGACTGGGAAGTAGGCGAACTACTCAAGAAGATTGACGACCTCGGCATCGCCGATAACACGATTGTGTTGTTCACGAGTGACAACGGCCCCGAAATCTTTACCTGGCCCGATGGCGGCAATCAGCCTTTCCGGGGGGAGAAGGGCGTCACCTACGAGGGTGGATTCCGCGTGCCCATGCTGGTGAAATGGCCCGGCGTCATCAAGCCCAATACGATCGTCAACGACATCATGTCGATGGAAGACTGGCTACCGACGCTGGTTGCTGCTGCCGGAGATCCAGACATGAAAGATAAGCTCCTGAAAGGTGTGAAGGTTGGCGACAAGACCTTCAAGACTCATCTTGATGGCTACAACTTCATACCCTACTTCAAGGGAGAAGTCACCACAGGACCGCGTCACGAATTCTTCTACTTCAGCAACACTGCAGACCTGATGGCGATGCGCTACGACCAGTGGAAAGTTAGTTTCAAAACGATCAAGGGCAATCTTTTCACCGGAGAGGCACAGAGCACCCAGGCTCCTATCGTAACTAATTTGCGGCAAGACCCGTGGGAACGTTACCAGGATGAGTCGATGAATTACGGGAAATGGTGGGGCGACAAGCTGTGGACGATGGTGCCAGCAACGGTGATTGTGTCCCAGTTCCTCGAGACGTTCAAGGAATATCCACCCAGTCAAAAGAGCGGTGGGCTCACGGTGACCCAATTCCTTGAAGCGGTCCAAAATGGAGCCTCGGGTGCCGGCAAGTAGAATTTTCGGTCGTCGGCGAAGATGATGAATTTCTGAAGATGTGAGAGGAAGAAGATGATGAAAACTAAATTCGCATTATGCACGATGATACTGTGTTCGGCTTCGATGGTTGCCGTCGGACAAACCGTCTCAGTCAACTACAACCAGAACCAGAGTTTCTCGCAGTTTCACACGTATGCCTGGGCTTCGGAGAACGCCAACAAAGTCCAAAATTCAATATTGGCGCAAGTAGCGGTACAGGATATCGACGCCGCATTG
This Tunturibacter gelidoferens DNA region includes the following protein-coding sequences:
- a CDS encoding arylsulfatase, translating into MRTTHPLQVQTKFNGQHFRIEQAIEEDKMCFKAHYKKLTPALLAFLMLLIYVTRVSQAQPAQTKKPNIVVIMTDDVGIWNISAYHRGMMGGSTPNIDRIAKEGALFTDYYAQQSCTAGRAAFITGQTPFRTGLLMVGLPGAKQGLQDKDPTIAELLKPEGYATAQIGKNHLGDRNEYLPTVHGFDEFYGILYHLNAMEEPYAYDYPKMANFKERFGPRNVISSTATSVADSTTDPRWGTIGKQKIVDEGPLPPHPNMDPKATTNMEDIEPVLVKHSTDFMERSVKAGKPFFLWHNSTRMHVWTHLSPKWQDKSGFGLYADGMMELDWEVGELLKKIDDLGIADNTIVLFTSDNGPEIFTWPDGGNQPFRGEKGVTYEGGFRVPMLVKWPGVIKPNTIVNDIMSMEDWLPTLVAAAGDPDMKDKLLKGVKVGDKTFKTHLDGYNFIPYFKGEVTTGPRHEFFYFSNTADLMAMRYDQWKVSFKTIKGNLFTGEAQSTQAPIVTNLRQDPWERYQDESMNYGKWWGDKLWTMVPATVIVSQFLETFKEYPPSQKSGGLTVTQFLEAVQNGASGAGK